A section of the Streptomyces sp. Je 1-369 genome encodes:
- a CDS encoding 5-dehydro-4-deoxyglucarate dehydratase has translation MTSASLASRLRVPSGPLFFPVTAYGPDGALDLETFRAHVRGGIEAGAAAVFACCGTGEFHALTPEEFQECVAAAVDETAGRVPVVAGAGYGTALAVRYARLAEEAGADGLLAMPPYLVVAEQEGLVRHYTELAAATSLDVIVYQRDNAVLTPETVVELARADGIIGFKDGLGDMDLMQRTVSAVRGEVPGDFLYFNGLPTAELTGLAYRGIGVTLYSSAVFCFAPDIALAFHRAFNAGTPEGDALVNRLVDGFYRPFVELRALGRGYAVSLVKAGVRLGGLDVGPVRPPLHEPAGEHVKRLAELVEQGRALLGTTHPGAGA, from the coding sequence GTGACGTCAGCTTCCCTCGCTTCCCGACTGCGCGTCCCCAGCGGGCCGCTGTTCTTCCCGGTCACCGCGTACGGGCCCGACGGCGCTCTCGACCTGGAGACCTTCCGCGCCCATGTGCGCGGTGGCATCGAGGCCGGTGCGGCGGCCGTGTTCGCGTGCTGCGGCACGGGCGAGTTCCACGCCCTGACGCCCGAGGAGTTCCAGGAGTGCGTCGCCGCCGCGGTCGACGAGACGGCGGGCCGGGTGCCGGTGGTCGCGGGCGCCGGATACGGCACCGCGCTCGCCGTGCGGTACGCGCGCCTCGCCGAGGAGGCGGGCGCCGACGGACTGCTCGCCATGCCCCCCTACCTCGTCGTCGCCGAGCAGGAGGGGCTCGTACGGCACTACACGGAACTGGCCGCAGCCACCTCCCTGGACGTCATCGTCTACCAGCGCGACAACGCCGTCCTCACCCCGGAGACGGTCGTCGAGCTCGCCCGCGCGGACGGCATCATCGGCTTCAAGGACGGCCTCGGCGACATGGACCTGATGCAGCGCACCGTCAGCGCCGTGCGTGGCGAAGTGCCGGGCGACTTCCTGTACTTCAACGGCCTGCCGACCGCCGAGCTGACCGGTCTCGCCTACCGCGGCATCGGCGTGACCCTCTACTCCTCGGCGGTCTTCTGCTTCGCGCCGGACATCGCACTCGCCTTCCACCGCGCGTTCAACGCCGGTACGCCGGAGGGGGACGCCCTGGTGAACCGCCTCGTCGACGGCTTCTACCGGCCCTTCGTGGAGTTGCGCGCCCTCGGCCGCGGGTACGCGGTCTCCCTCGTCAAGGCGGGCGTGCGGCTCGGCGGCCTGGACGTAGGGCCCGTGCGGCCGCCGCTGCACGAACCGGCCGGGGAACACGTCAAGCGGCTCGCCGAACTCGTCGAGCAGGGCCGGGCGCTGCTCGGCACCACACACCCCGGAGCGGGCGCGTGA
- a CDS encoding PadR family transcriptional regulator — translation MTTDRRASWFKGVLDLLVLAALTDGESYGYEIAKRLGAAGFGQIKGGTLYPVLNRLEEADLVAAEFRATEKGPGRRYYRLTDAGRETLGEQGGLWLAFDGSVRDVLARAGVEPR, via the coding sequence GTGACGACCGACCGCCGCGCCAGCTGGTTCAAGGGCGTCCTCGACCTGCTCGTGCTCGCCGCCCTCACCGACGGTGAGAGCTACGGCTACGAGATCGCCAAGCGGCTCGGAGCCGCGGGCTTCGGCCAGATCAAGGGCGGCACGCTCTATCCCGTGCTCAACCGCCTGGAGGAGGCGGACCTGGTCGCCGCGGAGTTCCGCGCCACCGAGAAGGGTCCTGGGCGGCGTTACTACCGGCTCACCGACGCCGGGCGCGAGACCCTCGGCGAACAGGGTGGGCTGTGGCTCGCCTTCGACGGATCCGTACGCGACGTCCTCGCGAGGGCGGGAGTGGAACCACGATGA
- a CDS encoding NAD-dependent epimerase/dehydratase family protein, with protein sequence MPAPRTVLLTGAAGGLGTLMRGLLPAYGYDLRLLDVRPIADEPHARTADLADRDALREAVRGTDAVLHLAGISLESTFDKILKANIEGTYNLYEAAREEGVRRVVLASSNHAVGFTPRPQGDDPLIPIDTPRRPDTFYGLSKSFGEDLAQFYWDKHGIETVSVRIGSCFPEPSSVRMLSVWMSPDDGARLFHAALTAEDVRHTVVYGSSANTRLWWDLSSARALGYDPRDDSEQYAPKLIAEQGELDPANPDHAHLGGHFCTNPPVWPY encoded by the coding sequence ATGCCCGCTCCCCGCACCGTCCTGCTCACCGGCGCAGCCGGCGGCCTCGGCACCCTGATGCGCGGCCTCCTGCCCGCGTACGGCTACGACCTGCGTCTGCTGGACGTCCGCCCCATCGCCGACGAGCCGCACGCCCGCACGGCCGACCTCGCCGACCGGGACGCCCTGCGCGAGGCCGTGCGCGGGACCGACGCGGTCCTCCATCTCGCGGGCATCTCCCTGGAGTCCACCTTCGACAAGATCCTGAAGGCCAACATCGAGGGCACGTACAACCTGTACGAGGCGGCCCGCGAGGAGGGCGTCCGGCGCGTCGTCCTCGCCTCCTCCAACCACGCCGTGGGCTTCACCCCGCGCCCACAGGGCGACGACCCGCTGATCCCCATCGACACCCCCCGCCGCCCGGACACCTTCTACGGCCTGTCGAAGTCCTTCGGCGAGGACCTGGCCCAGTTCTACTGGGACAAGCACGGCATCGAGACCGTGTCGGTCCGCATCGGGTCGTGCTTCCCGGAGCCGTCGAGCGTGCGGATGCTGTCGGTCTGGATGAGCCCCGACGACGGCGCACGCCTCTTCCACGCGGCCCTCACCGCCGAGGACGTGCGGCACACCGTGGTGTACGGCTCGTCGGCCAACACCCGCCTGTGGTGGGACCTCTCCTCCGCGCGGGCGCTCGGTTACGACCCGCGGGACGACTCCGAGCAGTACGCGCCGAAGCTGATCGCCGAACAGGGCGAGCTCGACCCCGCGAACCCGGACCACGCACACCTGGGCGGCCACTTCTGCACGAACCCGCCGGTCTGGCCGTACTGA
- a CDS encoding GNAT family N-acetyltransferase, which yields MDVSLREVHDSDLPVFFRQMNDPEATRMAAFTPEDPADHDAFEAHWTKMRGSADIAIRTVLADGDVVGNAGVYGAPGEREVTYWIDRAYWGRGLATAALRGLLELERGRPLYARAAADNAASIRVLEKCGFQISAKDRGYAPARGQEIDEVVLVLRGSRPSAPHALWAAGR from the coding sequence ATGGATGTCAGCCTGCGCGAAGTCCACGACAGCGATCTGCCCGTCTTCTTCCGGCAGATGAACGACCCCGAGGCGACCCGCATGGCCGCCTTCACACCCGAGGACCCGGCCGACCACGACGCCTTCGAGGCGCACTGGACGAAGATGCGGGGTTCCGCCGACATCGCCATCCGCACGGTCCTCGCGGACGGGGACGTGGTGGGGAACGCGGGGGTGTACGGGGCGCCGGGCGAGCGTGAGGTCACGTACTGGATCGACCGTGCGTACTGGGGCCGGGGCCTCGCCACGGCGGCGCTGCGCGGCCTCCTCGAACTGGAACGGGGCCGCCCGCTCTATGCCCGCGCGGCGGCGGACAACGCGGCGTCGATACGGGTCCTGGAGAAGTGCGGCTTCCAGATCTCCGCGAAGGACCGCGGGTACGCACCGGCCCGCGGCCAGGAGATCGACGAGGTCGTCCTCGTCCTGCGCGGCAGCCGACCCTCCGCCCCGCACGCCCTGTGGGCCGCGGGGCGGTGA
- a CDS encoding IclR family transcriptional regulator yields MSAGETGGGAQVKSAVRTVELLEYFAGRPGMHSLAAVQEAVGYPKSSLYMLLRTLVELGWVETDATGTRYGIGVRALLVGTSYIDGDEVVAAARPTLDRLSDDTTETIHLARLDGTNVVYLATRQSQHYLRPFTRVGRRLPAHSTSLGKALLATHTDEQVRKLLPETLPALTEHTITDREKLIEELRAVREQGFAVDREENTLGLRCFGVAIPYRTPARDAISCSVPVARLTPAHEQMVKDALFDARDRLSLATRRL; encoded by the coding sequence ATGTCGGCTGGCGAGACCGGAGGCGGTGCGCAGGTCAAGTCCGCGGTGCGGACGGTGGAATTGCTCGAGTACTTCGCGGGCCGTCCCGGAATGCACTCCCTCGCCGCGGTCCAGGAGGCCGTCGGATACCCCAAGTCGAGCCTTTACATGCTGCTCCGCACCCTGGTCGAGCTCGGCTGGGTGGAGACGGACGCGACCGGCACGCGGTACGGGATCGGGGTGCGGGCCCTGCTCGTCGGCACGTCGTACATCGACGGCGACGAGGTCGTGGCCGCCGCGCGCCCCACCCTCGACCGGCTCTCCGACGACACCACGGAGACCATCCACCTCGCGCGGCTCGACGGCACGAACGTCGTCTACCTCGCCACCCGCCAGTCGCAGCACTATCTGCGCCCCTTCACGCGCGTCGGCCGCCGCCTGCCCGCGCACTCCACGTCGCTCGGCAAGGCGCTGCTCGCCACGCACACCGACGAGCAGGTCCGCAAGCTGCTCCCGGAGACGCTGCCCGCGCTCACCGAGCACACCATCACCGACCGCGAGAAGCTCATCGAGGAGCTGCGCGCGGTGCGCGAGCAGGGCTTCGCGGTGGACCGCGAGGAGAACACGCTCGGGCTCCGCTGCTTCGGCGTGGCCATCCCCTACCGCACGCCCGCCCGCGACGCGATCAGCTGCTCCGTGCCGGTGGCGCGGCTCACGCCCGCGCACGAACAGATGGTGAAGGACGCGCTCTTCGACGCGCGCGACCGGCTGTCACTGGCAACTCGTAGGCTCTGA
- a CDS encoding S28 family serine protease, which translates to MRNKGISALVCAGVVAGAAALGATPSAAAQTPTAAHKEAAAPGKKSPSSDIRERLERIPGMTVVSVADKEGHPLYTLTYKQPVDHRRPHGATFTQRATLWHKATDKPTVLYTGGYTLAGGTTALTKLIDANQVSVEHRYFAESRPKGAAGDDWSKMTVEQEAADEHRLTRALRTIEKGKWLGTGASKGGMTATYHERFYPQDLDAVVAFVAPNDANNRDDSGYERFFKTVGTKECRDALNAVQREMLVRRDALLPKFEADAEAAGDTFEETLGTTDRAYEFAVLDQVWNFWQSGTAADCPTVPDAKRATDDELYSWSKGHGFSVYQDETLGTNGTGPYYRQAATQLGWADLAFKHLKDVRHYPDIYQPNSVLPAAMRGTYDNKTIADVDRWVKKRGQRMMFIYGENDPWSAEKFTPSRHDSYRYVVPGANHGASIAKLPAAEQAKAVATIKRWADVK; encoded by the coding sequence GTGCGCAACAAGGGGATATCCGCGCTGGTCTGCGCCGGAGTGGTCGCGGGCGCCGCCGCGCTCGGCGCCACGCCGTCCGCGGCCGCGCAGACGCCGACGGCAGCTCACAAGGAGGCCGCGGCACCCGGCAAGAAGTCACCGTCCTCCGACATCCGCGAGCGCCTGGAGCGAATACCGGGCATGACGGTCGTCTCCGTGGCGGACAAGGAGGGCCACCCCCTCTACACGCTCACGTACAAGCAGCCCGTCGACCACCGCAGGCCCCACGGCGCCACCTTCACGCAGCGCGCCACGCTCTGGCACAAGGCCACGGACAAGCCGACCGTCCTGTACACCGGCGGCTACACCCTCGCCGGCGGCACCACCGCCCTCACCAAGCTCATCGACGCCAACCAGGTCAGCGTCGAGCACCGCTACTTCGCCGAGTCGCGGCCCAAGGGCGCCGCGGGCGACGACTGGTCCAAGATGACCGTCGAGCAGGAAGCCGCCGACGAGCACCGCCTCACCCGCGCCCTGCGCACCATCGAGAAGGGCAAGTGGCTGGGCACCGGCGCCAGCAAGGGCGGCATGACCGCGACGTACCACGAGCGCTTCTACCCCCAGGACCTCGACGCGGTCGTCGCGTTCGTCGCGCCCAACGACGCGAACAACCGCGACGACTCCGGCTACGAACGCTTCTTCAAGACGGTGGGCACCAAGGAGTGCAGGGACGCGCTGAACGCCGTGCAGCGCGAGATGCTCGTACGCCGTGACGCGCTGCTCCCCAAGTTCGAGGCGGATGCCGAGGCCGCGGGCGACACCTTCGAGGAGACCCTCGGCACCACCGACCGCGCCTACGAGTTCGCGGTCCTGGACCAGGTGTGGAACTTCTGGCAGTCCGGCACCGCCGCCGACTGCCCGACCGTGCCCGACGCGAAGCGGGCCACCGACGACGAGCTCTACTCCTGGTCCAAGGGACACGGCTTCAGCGTCTACCAGGACGAGACCCTCGGCACCAACGGCACGGGCCCCTACTACCGCCAGGCAGCCACCCAACTCGGCTGGGCCGACCTCGCGTTCAAGCACCTCAAGGACGTCCGCCACTACCCGGACATCTACCAGCCCAACTCGGTGCTGCCCGCCGCCATGCGCGGCACGTACGACAACAAAACCATCGCCGACGTCGACCGCTGGGTGAAGAAGCGCGGCCAGCGCATGATGTTCATCTACGGCGAGAACGACCCGTGGAGCGCCGAGAAGTTCACCCCGAGCCGCCACGACTCGTACCGCTACGTGGTCCCCGGCGCCAACCACGGCGCGTCGATCGCGAAGCTGCCCGCGGCGGAGCAGGCGAAGGCGGTCGCGACCATCAAGCGCTGGGCGGACGTGAAGTAA
- a CDS encoding HAD family acid phosphatase, with product MRKSLRVAGLATACTVAGAALYTTGAASADESRPRPTKEPHNIGLLVGEIDEYYGATKGADGVWKSSPDSPYAKDLARIQAKAKKDIRKAARHPHRGHGRKPAIVLDVDDTALLSFDYEKSTNYTYNNDSWDAYVKAAKRPAVFGMPELVAYAKRHGVEVFFLTGLAESQRDGAVTNLARAGYKTPLDRTHVFTKNKPNPPAYLSHCATAAAWKCDTVQFKEGTRKHIESTGYNIIGSFGDQVSDLAGGYADRTYKLPNPTYFVG from the coding sequence ATGCGCAAGTCCCTACGTGTGGCCGGCCTGGCCACTGCCTGCACCGTCGCCGGTGCCGCCCTCTACACCACCGGCGCCGCGAGTGCCGACGAGTCCCGGCCGCGGCCCACCAAGGAACCCCACAACATAGGCCTGCTCGTCGGCGAGATCGACGAGTACTACGGCGCGACCAAGGGCGCGGACGGCGTCTGGAAGTCCTCGCCGGACAGCCCGTACGCCAAGGACCTGGCCCGCATCCAGGCCAAGGCGAAGAAGGACATCAGGAAGGCCGCGCGGCACCCGCACCGCGGTCACGGCAGGAAGCCGGCCATCGTCCTCGACGTCGACGACACCGCCCTGCTCAGCTTCGACTACGAGAAGTCCACCAACTACACGTACAACAACGACAGCTGGGACGCCTACGTCAAGGCGGCCAAGCGCCCCGCGGTCTTCGGCATGCCCGAGCTCGTGGCGTACGCGAAGCGCCACGGCGTCGAGGTCTTCTTCCTCACCGGCCTCGCCGAGTCGCAGCGCGACGGCGCCGTCACCAACCTCGCCAGGGCGGGCTACAAGACGCCGCTCGACCGTACGCACGTGTTCACCAAGAACAAGCCGAACCCCCCGGCCTATCTGAGCCACTGCGCCACGGCCGCCGCCTGGAAGTGCGACACCGTCCAGTTCAAGGAAGGCACGCGCAAGCACATCGAGTCCACCGGCTACAACATCATCGGCAGCTTCGGCGACCAGGTCTCCGACCTCGCCGGCGGTTACGCGGACCGGACGTACAAGCTCCCGAACCCCACCTACTTCGTGGGCTAG
- a CDS encoding MFS transporter, producing the protein MESSIGRVLRDRNAGLYLGAVLVSGFGTSALWLASGIWVKELTGSDGLAALCQLALWAPALTGPLLGTLADRTRRRPLLVATNLALGVLLLSLFTVDTQARLWILFAVLVVYGACGVVTDAAEAALAAAALDKELLGDFNGLRMSANEGMKLVAPLAGAGLFAAYGGARVALLDAVTFVLAAGMFALLRVRETVPAPDPAPLRARTAEGARYLWGHARLRPLVVAGGLTMLTSGISGATVYAIVENLGRSPSFTGVLYVAQGVGSVAVGVASGALIRRFGARRFGGAGIALTAVAAALSAIPHDAAALAGSLTNGAGLPCVLIAGLTAVQRETPDALLGRVAATANTLMFAPTALGIATGAALVETVDLAVLLPALAGARLLIATPLLRPRARVTSRPPSA; encoded by the coding sequence ATGGAATCTTCGATCGGACGCGTCCTGCGGGACCGAAACGCGGGCCTGTACCTGGGCGCCGTGCTGGTCTCCGGCTTCGGGACCTCCGCGCTGTGGCTGGCCTCCGGGATCTGGGTGAAGGAGCTGACGGGTTCGGACGGACTCGCCGCCCTCTGCCAGCTCGCCCTGTGGGCACCCGCCCTCACCGGCCCGCTCCTCGGCACCCTCGCCGACCGCACGCGCCGCAGACCGCTCCTCGTGGCCACGAACCTGGCACTGGGCGTGCTGCTCCTGTCCCTGTTCACGGTGGACACGCAGGCCCGCCTGTGGATCCTCTTCGCCGTCCTCGTGGTGTACGGGGCGTGCGGCGTCGTCACCGACGCGGCGGAGGCGGCGCTCGCCGCGGCGGCACTCGACAAGGAGCTCCTCGGCGACTTCAACGGCCTGCGGATGTCCGCGAACGAGGGTATGAAGCTGGTGGCCCCGCTCGCGGGCGCGGGCCTGTTCGCCGCGTACGGGGGCGCACGGGTGGCCCTCCTGGACGCGGTGACGTTCGTCCTGGCGGCGGGCATGTTCGCGCTGCTGCGGGTCAGGGAGACCGTGCCGGCACCCGACCCCGCGCCGCTGCGCGCGAGGACGGCGGAGGGAGCCCGCTACCTCTGGGGGCACGCGCGGCTGCGGCCCCTCGTGGTGGCGGGCGGCCTGACGATGCTGACCTCGGGCATCAGCGGCGCGACGGTCTACGCCATCGTCGAGAACCTCGGCCGCTCCCCCTCGTTCACGGGCGTCCTGTACGTCGCCCAGGGCGTCGGTTCCGTCGCGGTGGGCGTGGCGTCGGGGGCACTGATCCGCCGGTTCGGGGCGCGCCGGTTCGGCGGCGCGGGCATCGCCCTGACCGCCGTCGCGGCGGCACTCTCGGCGATCCCGCACGACGCGGCGGCCCTGGCCGGAAGCCTCACGAACGGCGCCGGGCTGCCGTGCGTCCTGATCGCGGGCCTGACGGCGGTACAGCGCGAGACACCGGACGCGCTGCTGGGCCGGGTGGCGGCCACGGCGAACACGCTGATGTTCGCCCCGACCGCCCTCGGCATCGCGACGGGCGCGGCCCTGGTGGAGACCGTCGACCTGGCGGTACTCCTCCCGGCGCTGGCAGGGGCACGACTACTGATAGCCACACCCCTGCTGCGGCCACGGGCCCGGGTTACTTCACGTCCGCCCAGCGCTTGA
- a CDS encoding peptidoglycan D,D-transpeptidase FtsI family protein — MNKTIRRASVFALLLVLALLLRATWVQFHDSTALADNKHNRRNVMAQYANPLGDIIVGGEAITGSERTTGGDLAYKRTYKNGDLYSPITGYSSQVYGATQLEGIYKDLLDGTDNRLKSPLDALTNKRADPGDVITTIDPAVQKAGYKALGDTKGAAVAIDPKSGNILGMVSTPSYDPSRISGSSDSKAWKELTTDKEKPMVNRAMRQPLPPGSTFKLVVAAAALEDGLYGSVDDKTSSPNPYTLPGTRTVLKNENQSAPCENADIRTALQYSCNNVFAKMAVDLGQGKVKAMADKMGFNTDKLDVPVRAGKSVYPSGMDKAQTALSGIGQFDVTATPLQMSMVSAAIANDGVLARPHMVSQISDSGGDVLEKYDDGASQRVMDASTAEGLQSAMQTVVEKGTGTNARISGATVGGKTGTAQHGENNSKTPYAWFTSYAKGSDGKEVAVAVMIESSSAARDEVSGNGLAAPIAKAMMAAGLKS; from the coding sequence ATGAACAAGACGATCAGGCGCGCCTCGGTCTTCGCGCTGCTGCTCGTGCTCGCCCTGCTGCTGCGGGCGACATGGGTGCAGTTCCACGACTCGACGGCTCTCGCGGACAACAAGCACAACCGGCGGAACGTGATGGCGCAGTACGCGAATCCGCTGGGCGACATCATCGTGGGCGGTGAGGCCATCACCGGCTCGGAGCGGACGACAGGAGGAGACCTCGCGTACAAGCGCACGTACAAGAACGGCGACCTCTACTCGCCCATCACGGGCTACAGCTCGCAGGTGTACGGCGCCACGCAGCTCGAAGGCATCTACAAGGACCTGCTCGACGGCACCGACAACCGTCTGAAGAGCCCCCTCGACGCGCTCACCAACAAGCGCGCCGACCCCGGTGACGTGATCACGACGATCGACCCGGCGGTGCAGAAGGCCGGGTACAAGGCGCTCGGTGACACCAAGGGCGCCGCCGTGGCCATCGACCCCAAGTCGGGCAACATCCTCGGCATGGTCTCGACCCCGTCGTACGACCCGTCGAGGATCAGCGGTTCCTCGGACTCCAAGGCGTGGAAGGAGCTGACCACCGACAAGGAGAAGCCGATGGTCAACCGCGCGATGCGGCAGCCGCTCCCGCCCGGCTCCACCTTCAAGCTGGTCGTCGCGGCGGCGGCCCTGGAGGACGGTCTCTACGGCTCGGTGGACGACAAGACGAGCAGCCCCAACCCGTACACGCTGCCCGGCACGCGGACGGTCCTCAAGAACGAGAACCAGTCGGCTCCCTGCGAGAACGCGGACATCCGCACGGCACTGCAGTACTCCTGCAACAACGTCTTCGCGAAGATGGCCGTCGACCTGGGCCAGGGCAAGGTCAAGGCGATGGCGGACAAGATGGGCTTCAACACGGACAAGCTGGACGTGCCGGTGCGCGCGGGCAAGAGCGTCTACCCGTCCGGCATGGACAAGGCGCAGACCGCGCTGAGCGGCATCGGCCAGTTCGACGTCACGGCGACGCCGCTGCAGATGTCGATGGTCTCTGCGGCCATCGCCAACGACGGCGTACTGGCAAGGCCGCACATGGTGTCGCAGATCAGCGACTCCGGCGGTGACGTCCTGGAGAAGTACGACGACGGCGCTTCCCAGCGCGTGATGGACGCGTCGACGGCCGAGGGCCTCCAGTCGGCGATGCAGACGGTCGTCGAGAAGGGCACCGGCACGAACGCGCGGATCAGCGGCGCGACGGTGGGCGGCAAGACGGGTACGGCGCAGCACGGCGAGAACAACAGCAAGACGCCGTACGCCTGGTTCACGTCGTACGCCAAGGGCAGCGACGGCAAGGAGGTGGCGGTCGCCGTGATGATCGAGTCGTCGAGCGCGGCACGCGACGAGGTCAGCGGCAACGGCCTGGCGGCGCCGATCGCGAAGGCGATGATGGCGGCGGGGCTGAAGTCCTGA
- a CDS encoding CPBP family intramembrane glutamic endopeptidase, which yields MTISPDFSAASTAVATVLAAYLLLGEPWAGRRMYGSLARRRDTEPRALVRYFGLVLTLWWALAALAVAVLLLSPGTDAADFGLAMPDRPGYVVTGILLAGAVAVASGRNFHDLAKREKNVPGLASIEAMLPRTAEERRLAIAVAVTDGIGAELVYRGLLIAFGVGVLGLDLYVAAAFSVLVYAVAGFYQGRQGVLAFALFGAMFTGLYLATGSLLLPVAVHVILSVRDLTLPAPEKLRAAPEAAV from the coding sequence ATGACCATCTCGCCGGACTTCTCGGCCGCCTCGACGGCCGTCGCCACCGTGCTCGCCGCATACCTGCTCCTCGGCGAGCCGTGGGCCGGACGGCGCATGTACGGCTCGCTGGCCCGCCGCAGGGACACCGAACCCCGCGCCCTGGTCCGCTACTTCGGCCTCGTCCTCACCCTGTGGTGGGCCCTCGCCGCCCTCGCCGTCGCGGTCCTGCTGCTCTCGCCCGGCACGGACGCCGCCGACTTCGGCCTCGCGATGCCGGACCGGCCGGGGTACGTCGTCACCGGCATCCTCCTCGCAGGCGCGGTCGCCGTTGCCTCCGGGCGGAACTTCCACGACCTCGCCAAGCGGGAAAAGAACGTGCCGGGGCTCGCCTCCATCGAGGCGATGCTGCCCCGCACCGCCGAGGAGCGCAGGCTCGCGATCGCCGTCGCCGTGACCGACGGCATCGGCGCCGAACTCGTGTACCGCGGCCTCCTCATCGCCTTCGGCGTCGGAGTCCTCGGCCTCGACCTGTACGTGGCGGCGGCCTTCTCGGTCCTCGTCTACGCCGTCGCCGGGTTCTACCAGGGCCGCCAGGGCGTCCTCGCCTTCGCGCTCTTCGGCGCCATGTTCACCGGCCTCTACCTCGCCACGGGCAGCCTGCTGCTCCCCGTCGCCGTGCACGTCATCCTCTCCGTACGGGATCTGACGCTGCCCGCGCCGGAGAAGCTGCGTGCCGCACCCGAAGCCGCCGTCTGA